From the Osmerus eperlanus chromosome 21, fOsmEpe2.1, whole genome shotgun sequence genome, one window contains:
- the LOC134007916 gene encoding cell division cycle 5-like protein — translation MPRIMIKGGVWRNTEDEILKAAVMKYGKNQWSRIASLLHRKSAKQCKARWYEWLDPSIKKTEWSREEEEKLLHLAKLMPTQWRTIAPIIGRTAAQCLEHYEFLLDKAAQRDNEEDTADDPRKLKS, via the exons ATGCCGCGTATTATGATCaaaggaggggtgtggaggaacACGGAG GATGAAATCCTCAAGGCAGCAGTGATGAAGTATGGGAAGAACCAGTGGTCTCGTATCGCTTCCCTGCTTCACCGCAAGTCTGCTAAACAGTGCAAGGCCCGCTG gtatgaaTGGCTGGACCCCAGCATCAAGAAGACAGAGTGGTctcgggaggaggaggagaaactgCTCCACCTGGCCAAGCTGATGCCCACCCAGTGGAGGACCATCGCCCCCATCATAGGACGCACCGCTGCCCAGTGTCTGGAGCACTACGAGTTCCTGCT AGACAAAGCAGCCCAGAGGGACAATGAGGAAGACACCGCAGACGACCCCAGGAAGCTGAAGTCTTGA